A section of the Halichoerus grypus chromosome 11, mHalGry1.hap1.1, whole genome shotgun sequence genome encodes:
- the TRIM3 gene encoding tripartite motif-containing protein 3 translates to MAKREDSPGPEVQPMDKQFLVCSICLDRYRCPKVLPCLHTFCERCLQNYIPAQSLTLSCPVCRQTSILPEQGVSALQNNFFISSLMEAMQQAPDGAHDPEDPHPLSAVAGRPLSCPNHEGKTMEFYCEACETAMCGECRAGEHREHGTVLLRDVVEQHKAALQRQLEAVRGRLPQLSAAIALVGGISQQLQERKAEALAQISAAFEDLEQALQQRKQALVSDLEAICGAKQKVLQTQLDTLRQGQEHIGSSCSFAEQALRLGSAPEVLLVRKHMRERLAALAAQAFPERPHENAQLELVLEVDGLRRSVLNLGALLTTSATAHETVATGEGLRQALVGQPASLTVTTKDKDGRLVRTGSAELRAEITGPDGTRLPVPVVDHKNGTYELVYTARTEGELLLSVLLYGQPVRGSPFRVRALRPGDLPPSPDDVKRRVKSPGGPGSHVRQKAVRRPSSMYSTGGKRKDNPIEDELVFRVGSRGREKGEFTNLQGVSAASSGRIVVADSNNQCIQVFSNEGQFKFRFGVRGRSPGQLQRPTGVAVDTNGDIIVADYDNRWVSIFSPEGKFKTKIGAGRLMGPKGVAVDRNGHIIVVDNKSCCVFTFQPNGKLVGRFGGRGATDRHFAGPHFVAVNNKNEIVVTDFHNHSVKVYSADGEFLFKFGSHGEGNGQFNAPTGVAVDSNGNIIVADWGNSRIQVFDSSGSFLSYINTSAEPLYGPQGLALTSDGHVVVADAGNHCFKAYRYLQ, encoded by the exons ATGCCTCCAGAACTACATCCCTGCCCAGAGCCTGACGCTGTCATGTCCGGTGTGTCGGCAGACGTCCATCCTCCCGGAGCAGGGCGTCTCAGCACTGCAGAACAACTTCTTCATCAGCAGCCTCATGGAGGCGATGCAGCAGGCACCGGATGGGGCCCACGACCCCGaggacccccaccccctcagcGCAGTGGCTGGCcgccccctctcctgccccaacCATGAAGGCAAG ACGATGGAGTTTTACTGTGAGGCCTGCGAGACGGCCATGTGCGGCGAGTGCCGCGCGGGGGAGCACCGGGAGCACGGCACCGTGCTGCTGCGGGACGTGGTGGAGCAGCACAAGGCGGCCCTGCAGCGCCAGCTGGAGGCGGTGCGCGGCCG CCTGCCACAGCTGTCCGCAGCTATCGCCTTAGTGGGCGGCATCAGCCAGCAGCTGCAGGAGCGCAAAGCCGAGGCCCTGGCCCAGATCAGCGCGGCCTTCGAGGACCTGGAGCAAGCGCTGCAGCAGCGCAAGCAGGCTCTGGTCAGCGACCTGGAGGCCATTTGTGGGGCCAAGCAGAAG gTGTTGCAGACCCAGTTAGACACACTGCGCCAGGGTCAGGAACACATCGGCAGCAGCTGCAGCTTCGCGGAGCAGGCGCTGCGCCTGGGCTCGGCCCCGGAGGTGTTGCTAGTGCGCAAGCACATGCGAGAGCGGCTGGCTGCGTTGGCGGCTCAGGCCTTCCCGGAGCGGCCACACGAGAACGCGCAGCTGGAACTGGTCCTCGAGGTCGACGGGCTGCGGCGATCGGTGCTCAATCTCGGCGCGCTGCTCACCACGAGCGCCACCGCACACGAGACCGTGGCCACAGGTGAGGGCCTGCGCCAGGCGCTTGTGGGCCAGCCAGCCTCGCTCACCGTCACTACCAAAGACAAGGATGGGAGGCTGGTGCGCACGGGCAGCGCCGAGCTGCGCGCCGAGATCACCGGCCCCGATGGCACGCGCCTTCCCGTGCCAGTGGTGGACCACAAGAACGGCACGTACGAGCTAGTGTACACGGCGCGCACGGAAGGCGAGCTCCTCCTCTCAGTGCTGCTCTACGGACAGCCGGTGCGCGGCAGCCCCTTCCGCGTGCGAGCCCTGCGTCCTGGGGACCTGCCACCTTCCCCGGACGACGTCAAGCGCCGCGTCAAGTCCCCCGGCGGCCCGGGCAGCCACGTGCGCCAGAAGGCAGTGCGTAGGCCCAGCTCCATGTACAGCACGGGCGGCAAACGGAAGGACAACCCCATTGAGGACGAGCTTGTCTTCCGTGTCG GCAGCCGAGGAAGAGAGAAGGGCGAATTCACCAATTTACAGGGAGTGTCGGCAGCTAGCAGCGGCCGCATAGTGGTAGCAGACAGTAACAACCAATGTATCCAG GTTTTCTCCAATGAAGGCCAGTTCAAATTCCGCTTTGGGGTCCGAGGGCGCTCACCCGGGCAGCTGCAGCGCCCCACAGGTGTGGCAGTGGACACCAATGGAGACATTATTGTGGCGGACTATGACAACCGTTGGGTCAGCATCTTCTCCCCTGAGGGCAAATTCAAG ACCAAGATTGGAGCTGGCCGTCTCATGGGCCCCAAAGGAGTGGCCGTAGACCGGAATGGACATATCATTGTGGTCGACAACAAGTCTTGCTGCGTCTTTACCTTCCAGCCCAATGGCAAGCTGGTTGGCCGTTTTGGGGGCCGTGGGGCCACTGATCGCCACTTTGCAG GGCCCCATTTTGTGGCTGTGAACAACAAGAATGAGATTGTAGTGACGGATTTCCATAACCATTCAGTGAAG GTGTACAGTGCCGACGGCGAGTTCCTCTTCAAGTTTGGCTCCCACGGCGAGGGCAATGGGCAGTTCAACGCCCCCACGGGAGTAGCGGTGGACTCCAACGGGAACATTATCGTGGCTGACTGGGGCAACAGCCGCATCCAG GTATTCGACAGCTCTGGCTCCTTCCTGTCCTACATCAACACGTCTGCAGAGCCACTGTATGGCCCGCAGGGCCTGGCCCTGACCTCAGATGGACACGTGGTGGTGGCCGATGCTGGCAACCACTGCTTTAAAGCTTATCGCTACCTCCAGTAG